AAGGTCAGCGAATTCGTATAGTAGTGGTCGGTGAAATCGACCTTCTCCATGCGTTCCTCGGTGATCGACATGGAGGCGATAATGGCATCGAACTTGCCGGCCAGAAGTGCCGGGATGATGCCGTCCCAATCCTGGGTGACGAACTCGCATTCTGCATTCATTTCGGCGCAAAGCGCCTTTGCGATGTCGATATCGAAGCCGGTCAGTGTGCCGTCAGCCTCGAGATTGTTGAAGGGCGGATAGGCTCCTTCGGTGCCGATCCTGATCTTCATCATGTCCTGAGCTTGCGCCGCACCCACTGTCAGGGTCAGCGTCGCGGCTGCAGCCATCAAACATTTGTAAAAACGCATATCTGTTCCCTCTTTACGTCACGCTCTTGAGGCAAGGCATCGGGGTACCTGTCAAGTCCCCGCCTTGCGGAGACGAGCATAAGCGCGAATATTCCCATCGTTTCGAAGGGAATTGCAACCGCAAATCGACCGGTTGGTCAGGAAATTATCTTCCGCCGGGGGCTGGTCTAATCACACGTGCCGGCACCCGGTCTTTCCAGACAAATCGGTGCATGAGTGCCCCGAGAACATGTAGCCCGACCAGCGGAATGAAGGCGTCGCCCGCGGTCGCGTGGATTTGCTTCACGATGCCAGACCATACGGGATCCGCGGGCAGGGGGACGTCGAGAGACAGCAGACCGAAGATCGACAGTGCATTGCCGTCCAGCGGCGGGACCAGGATACCCGTGACCGCAACCGCGAGCAGGCAGGCAAGGATGCCGATCATCACGAGCCTTTCGGCAAGGTTGAGCGCCAGAGGCTGGTCGGGAACGCGCGGAAAGCCCCGTCTTATGCGCCAGCAGGCCCCGAACAGGAAGACCGGAGCGACGATCAGGCCGGCTCCGAGATGAAGTGCGGTCCATTCGCGTTCCTGGCTGACGTACAGGAACGCCACGGCAATTGCTGTCAGCCAGTGCACAATGATCGAAGTCCGGCAATAGCCGGCCTGGGAATCGCGAATGTCGAACAGCTGACGCGCCATGGCAGAGGGTCCCGGTTGCCGATCCGGATGTATCCGACTCCCGGTCGGGCCTGCAAGGCCGCTGACGCTTCCCGCAGTTTCAGGCCCGCTCCCCAAGGATGGCCCCGGCCGCAGCGAGATCGTCCGGCGTGTTGATGTTGAAGAACGGATCGGTGCCGTCCTCGAGCATGGGGAAGGGGGCCTCTGCGAGTTCGTGCCGACTTGCCCAGGCACCGACCTTGAGGGTTTCGCCCCGTTTCAGCCATTCCGAGAGGTCTCCGGCCAGAGAGAGCGGCCACAGGGCGAATACCGGCTGACGGTGTCCCGCCGAGCAGGCCATGACGATGGTGCGCGGGGTTGCGGCGTTGGCGACCAGTCTTGCCGCGAGGTCTTCGGGGAAAAACGGCGTGTCGGCAGCGGCGGTGACGACATGTGTGTAGCCGGCCTGTCGACCTTCTGCCCAACGCATGGCCGAGTATATGCCGGCCAAGGGCCCGAGATAGCCGTCGATTGCATCGGAAAAGACCGGCACATTGAAGGGGGCAAAGCGCGAGAGGTCGCCGTTGGCGCTAATTGCGATCGTTTCGACCTGTGATGCCAACCGTTCGAGAACTTGCGCGATCAACGGTCTCCCGCCGAGCGGCAGAAACGCCTTGTCGCTTCCCCCCATGCGCCGGGAAAGTCCGCCCGCCAGGATGACGCCGGCGATGCTGTTCGGGACCTGTCGGTTCATGGCCCGAATATGCGCGCGCCGACCGGAAGCCGCAACCACGCCTTCAGGAAGACGACCGGCCCATGCGGACCGCCGTCAGCGTGAAACCGACGGCGACGAACGAGCAGGCGGCAAGGAACATGCATAGCGGTATCGGCAGGCCTTCGCTCCCGCTGACAAAGCCGGCGACAATCGATGCGCAGGCGCCGATGCCGATTTGCGTGGCACCGAGAAGGCCGGATGCCGCACCGGCGGAATCGGGTTTCAGGCCGATGGCCGCCGCGCTCGCGGTAGGGAGGGTGAGGCCGTTGCCGAACCCGACCAGCATCATTGGCAGGAAAAAGGCGGCGGCGTGTTCAATACCGGTCGCGAAAAGTGCGATTGCTGCCAGCGGTCCGGCCAGCGAAATGAAGACCCCGTCGAGCATCATGCGGTCCAGGCCGCGGCGCTCGGAGAACCGACCGGTGGCAAAATTGCCCAGAGAGTAGCCGAGGGCGGTGAATGCGAAATACAGGCCGTATTCGAGGGAAGAGAGGCCCAGGTAGATGTTCGAGACCGCCGGGCCGCCACCAAGGAAGCCGAAGAAAGCGGCCGATGCGAAACCCATTGAACAGGCATAGATCCAAAATATCGGCATACCGGCCAGCTTCCTGTAGCTCGCGACCTGCTCACGGATAGGCGCGCCGCGAAACCGGTTCGTTTCCGGGAGCGTGAACACCGTGGCGCCGAGAGCGATGGCGCCGAAAATTCCGAGAGCCACGAAACTCATGCGCCAGCCGGCAAGCTGGTCGATCAGTCCGCCGATTGCCGGACCCACCATTGGAGCCACGGCCATTCCCATGACCATGTAGCCCATGGCGCTAGCCGCCTTCTCGCGAGGATAGACATCGCGCACGATGGCACGCGAAAGCACCATGCCGCTGGCGCTGGCCGCCTGGACAATTCGTCCGGCCAGGAACATCCCTGCCGATTGAGCAAGAACGCACATCGTGGTGCCGACGAGAAACAGCACCAGGCCGCCGTAGATGACGGGACGCCGGCCGAACAGATCAGACAGCGGGCCGATGACGAGTTGCAACACGGCTACCATCACGAGATAGAGCGAGAGGCCCAGCTGGACAGTCGCGTAGGGCGCTTCGAGGTCCGCTGCGATGCTGGGCATGGATGGCACGAACAGGTTGATTGCCAGCGGACTGACTGCTGCGAGCAGGACGAGAGTGAGCAGGGCCGGCGGTGGACTGACCAGTCTCTGTTCGCCGGTTTCCGGTGCGTGGGCGATGTCACTGCTCATGCAATTCGCCTTGTCTGCTTCGTGGGTTGATCGCGGTTGGATACGAGATAGGTCATCCGCCAGGAGAGGAGGGACCATGTTGTGTATACATATCCGCGTGCGCGGAAAACAACCGACAATATCCGGATCGCGGACGATCCGGATGCGTGAATGCATGGCGGGGGGTGTCAAGAGGCGCTGGATGGCTAATGACCAAGGTCTATGCCGGCCTTCGTCAGAGCCAGCCCAATATGCCTGACCTGATTGTGTATGTATTATTCGGCGAAAGGGAGCCTGTCGCACAAGGACCGGCCGACACGATCGCCATGAAACGCAAGCCGGCGCCTATGCTCGGTCTGACGACTGTCGGTGTCCGGTTCGCCGGACGGGACTGGTACAGCACCGGAAATCATCCGGTCTTGTGCCGGGCAATTCATTTCATCCGAAATGCACGACTTTCCGTCCGGCGTCGCCGGGAGGTCAACGACCGAACAAGGAACCGATCATGTTCCGCAGGGCGGCGTCGCGATCGCGACGGGCACGTGCGATGATCGACTCGAGCTCGCGCGGCTGAAATTGCTGTTCAATGCGTTTCTTCGCGGACATTTTCTTCTTCCGTTTTGTCGTTGGTGTTCAGCTACGGGATTGTTGCTGCGCTGCAGCATGATTTGGGAGCTGTATGCGCCCTTTTCATGCCCGCAGACATGCTAATTTCGCTTGGCAGCCATGCGCCTTCGGCAGGGGCGGAATTCCGCTGGATTTTGATATTGAGACAGCTGCCTGCCCCACGTTGGTGGCCGTCGCCAGAAGGCAGTCGGGTATAGCCTCGGTTTGCGCGGGCCTATCCGCCGGTGACACTCATGTGGCGGGTTACCGCCGGCCGTTTCGTGCGACGGTCTATGACGAAATCATGCCCCTTCGGCTTGCGCCCGATGGCCTCGTCGATCGCGGCAGATACAAGCTCGTTTCCTTCCGACGCCCGCAGCGGGGTTCGCAGATCGGCCGCGTCGTTCTGGCCGAGGCACATGTAGAGCGTGCCCGTGCAGGTCAGACGCACGCGGTTGCAGCTTTCGCAAAAATTGTGCGTCATCGGCGTTATGAAACCGAGACGGCCCCCGGTTTCCTTTATCTTGACATAGCGGGCCGGCCCGCCGGTCTTGTAGGGGATATCCTCCAGCGTGAATTGGCGGGACAGGTCGGCGCGCAACATTGAAAGGGGCAGATAGCGGTCCGTGCGGTCTTCCTCGATCTCGCCCATCGGCATGGTCTCGATCACAGTCATGTCCATGCCCTGGCCATGAGCCCAGCGGATCATGTCGGGAATTTCCGTATCGTTGAAGTTCTTCAGCGCAACGGCGTTTATCTTGATCTTCAGGCCAGCGTCCTGCGCAGCCTTGATGCCGTCGAGCACACGTGACAGGTCGCCCCATCGGGTAATCTCGCGGAACTTCGCCGGATCGAGCGTGTCCATCGAGACATTGATGCGGCGCACGCCATGCCTGTAGAGGTCGCTGGCGTGCCTGGTCAGCTGCGAGCCGTTGGTGGTGAGAGTCAGTTCCTCCAGCGCCCCGGTCTTCAGATGACGGCCGATCTCTTCGACCAGGTGCATGATATTCTTGCGGACAAGCGGTTCGCCGCCGGTAAGGCGCAGCTTCTTTACGCCCTTGCCGATGAACACCGTGCATAACCGGTCCAGTTCCTCCAGGGTCAGGAGGTCCTTCTTCGGCAGGAAGGTCATATGTTCCGACATGCAATAGGTGCAACGGAAATCGCAGCGGTCGGTGACCGACACGCGCAGATAGGTAATGTCCCTCCCGAAGGGGTCGGTCATGGTTTGCCCGGTCAGCGGGGCGATTTCATCGGACATTGATCGCACGCTTGTTGTTGTCTGGTACGTATGTTGATGTCATAGCCGGGCACGTCAAGACATTCCGACCTCGAAGCAGCACACGAACATGACAGATTCATCCCTTTTGCCGACGGAATTGAGGGTTTCCAAAGATCGCAGGAACCTGACTATCAAATTTGGTGGCGGCGAGAGTTTCGAGATTTCTGCGGAAATGCTTCGTGTGATGTCGCCATCAGCCGAAGTGCAGGGGCACTCGCCGGAGCAGCGCGTGACCGTTGGCGGCAAGAGGGATGTGGCGATTGCCGAAATGGTGCCCGTTGGCAACTACGCGGTTCGCATCGTCTTCGATGACCGGCACGACACCGGCATCTACAGCTGGAGCTACCTGGCGCGTCTTGGTCGCGACCGCGATGCGCTCTGGAGTGCCTATCTGGATGAGCTCAAGGAAAAGGGACTCAGTCGTTGACGACATATGCCCCCGTAAATTCGGTTGAGGAACTCGAAGATATCTATGGTGAGCCGGGAGAGGCTTCGCTGCTCAAGGTGGCTGACCGGATCACGCCGCAATATCGCCGTTTCCTGGAAGCGTCGCCTTTCTTTACGCTGGCGACCGCGGGGCCGGAGGGACTCGACTGCTCGCCACGCGGCGAACTGGGTGGAGCGTTCCGTATTCTCGACGACAAGACCATTGCCATACCGGATCGGCGCGGCAACAACCGCATCGACAGCCTGCGCAATATCGTGCGAGATCCCCGCGTGGGGCTGTTGTTCCTGGTTCCCGGGTCGGTGACAACGATCCGCCTGAACGGAACCGCCATCGTAACGGTCGACCCTGACCTGCTGGCAAGTTTCGAGAAGGACGGGAAACAGCCGCGTTCAGTCGTGCTGGTGAGGGTCGGCGAAATCTATACGCAGTGTGGGCGCGCGATATTGCGCTCAAAACTGTGGGATCCGGCCCATCATGCCGATCCCGCCTCGGTGCCGACGGCGGGCGACATCCTCAGGGAGCAGTCGAACGGCGCGTTCGACTCCGAAACGTACGACAAGGAATGGGCCGGCCGCGCCGCAAAGACCATGTGGTGAGCGCCTAGCGACGCACAACCACCGGCGTTCCGATCTTCACCTGGTTGTAGAGGTGGGTCACGTCGTCGTTGGCCATGCGGATGCAGCCTGACGACATTGCCTGACCAATCGTCCAGGGCTGGTTGGTGCCGTGGATCCGGTACAGCGTGGAGCCGATATACATCGCGCGGGCACCGAGCGGGTTGTTCGGCCCGCCTTCCATGTAAGCCGGAAGGATGCGCCCCTTGGCTTTTTCGCGTGCGCGCATTGCCGGTGGCGGTGTCCAGCCGGGCCACTCGGCCTTGCGAGTGATGCGATGTTTGCCGGTCCAGGTGAAACCCTGTCGGCCAACGCCGATGCCATATGCCATGGCCTTTCCCGGTTTGATGACGTGATAGAGTCGGCGATCGGAAGTGTCGACCACGATGGTGCCGACCGAGTAACCGTCGAATTTCACGACCTTGCGCCGGATCGGCGATTTGTTCGACATGCGGTACGATGTTTTCCGGTTTTGCCGGAGATACTCTTCCCGCTCGGCTTTCGGCTTGAACAACAATTCGTGCAGCTGGACCTCAGCCCGCACAGATACGCCGCTTGTCAACAGCGCCGACGCAGCCAAAGCAGCAGCAGAAAGCAGCGCAATCGAGAATTTCACCATCGTACGACCCCCATCGAATCCCTGACGCCCCAATGTGACGTTGGCTTGGCTGCATCGAGGGGTCAAGGGCGACAGGGCGAGAAAGCCGGAATTCCGGCTTTTCCGCTAACCGAGATTAAGTTCCTTGAAGAAATCGTTGCCCTTGTCGTCAATCACGATGAAGGCGGGGAAGTCCTCGACTTCGATCTTCCAGATCGCTTCCATGCCGAGTTCGGGATACTCGACGACCTCGACCTTCCTGATGCAGTCCTGGGCGAGGCGCGCGGCGGGGCCGCCGATGGAGCCGAGATAAAAGCCGCCATGGCGGGCGCATGCCTCGCGCACCTGGCGCGAGCGGTTGCCCTTGGCCAGCATCACCATGGATCCGCCGAAGGACTGGAACTGGTCGACATAGGAATCCATTCGGCCGGCGGTCGTCGGGCCGAAGGACCCGGAGGCGTATCCCTCGGGTGTTTTGGCGGGACCGGCATAGTAGATCGGGTGGTTCTTGAAATAATCGGGCATCGGTTCTCCGGCCTCGAGGCGGGCGCGGATCTTCGAGTGGGCTAGGTCGCGTGCGACGATGATCGGGCCGGTCAGGGAGAGCCGGGTCTTGACCGGGTGTTTCGACAATTCGGCCAGGATTTCGCTCATCGGACGGTTGAGATCGATCTTCACCACATGTTCCGACAGCTTCGCCTCGTCGATGTCCGGCATGTATTTTGACGGATCGGTCTCCAGCTGCTCGACAAAGATGCCGTCCCTGGTGATCTTGCCGAGTGCCTGACGGTCGGCTGAACAGGAGACGCCGATTCCGATGGGGAGCGATGCGCCGTGGCGGGGCAGGCGGATGACACGCACGTCGTGGCAGAAATACTTGCCGCCAAACTGGGCGCCGACGCCGGTCTGCTGCGTGGCCTTGTGGATCTCCGCTTCCATCTCTAGGTCGCGGAATGCGTGTCCGGCTTCGGAGCCGCTGGTCGGCAGGGTGTCCAGATAGCGCGTCGAGGCGAGCTTGACGGTCTTGAGGTTCATTTCGGCACTGGTGCCGCCGATGACAATGGCGAGGTGGTAGGGCGGGCAGGCGGCAGTCCCGAGGGTGAGTATTTTTTCCTTCAGGAACTCGATCATGCGATCATGGGTGAGGAGGGATGGCGTGCCTTGGTAGAGGAAGGTCTTGTTGGCCGAGCCGCCGCCCTTGGCGATGAACAGGAACTTGTAGGCGTCCTCGCCTTCCTCGTAGATGTCGATCTGCGCCGGCAGGTTGTTGCGGGTGTTCTTCTCCTCGAACATCGACAGGGGCGCGAGCTGCGAATAGCGTAGGTTCTTCTTCGTGTATGCGTCGAGCACGCCGGATGCGAGCGCATCCTCGTCGCCGCCAGTGGTCCAGACACGGCGTCCCTTCTTGCCCATGATGATAGCCGTGCCCGTGTCCTGACACATCGGCAGCACGCCGCCGGCCGCGATATTGGCGTTCTTGAGAAGGTCGTAGGCGACGAAGCGATCGTTGTCGGTGGCCTCCGGATCGTCGAGGATGGAGGCGAGTTGCTTCAGGTGGCCGGGACGAAGCAGGTGGTTGATGTCACCGAAGGCCGCTTCGGAAAGTAAACGGAGCCCCTCCTGCTCGACGACCAGGATATCTTCGCCGCGGAAGGTGTCGACCGATACGTGGTTGGCTGTCAGCTTGCGCCAAGGCGTATCTGCATCGCCAAGCGGAAATAGGTTGTTGCGGCCGTCTGCCATGGTCTTGTCCTTGCCTCAAGGGATATTGCGGTCCGTCTCATATCGCAATGTGGCATGAAGGCAAGGGAACCGATGCCGCATTCCGGCTTTGCTGATACGCGTCGCCGCTCCCGACCGGTGAGACAGGATGCACATTCC
This portion of the Oricola thermophila genome encodes:
- the mobA gene encoding molybdenum cofactor guanylyltransferase MobA, giving the protein MNRQVPNSIAGVILAGGLSRRMGGSDKAFLPLGGRPLIAQVLERLASQVETIAISANGDLSRFAPFNVPVFSDAIDGYLGPLAGIYSAMRWAEGRQAGYTHVVTAAADTPFFPEDLAARLVANAATPRTIVMACSAGHRQPVFALWPLSLAGDLSEWLKRGETLKVGAWASRHELAEAPFPMLEDGTDPFFNINTPDDLAAAGAILGERA
- the moaA gene encoding GTP 3',8-cyclase MoaA, whose protein sequence is MSDEIAPLTGQTMTDPFGRDITYLRVSVTDRCDFRCTYCMSEHMTFLPKKDLLTLEELDRLCTVFIGKGVKKLRLTGGEPLVRKNIMHLVEEIGRHLKTGALEELTLTTNGSQLTRHASDLYRHGVRRINVSMDTLDPAKFREITRWGDLSRVLDGIKAAQDAGLKIKINAVALKNFNDTEIPDMIRWAHGQGMDMTVIETMPMGEIEEDRTDRYLPLSMLRADLSRQFTLEDIPYKTGGPARYVKIKETGGRLGFITPMTHNFCESCNRVRLTCTGTLYMCLGQNDAADLRTPLRASEGNELVSAAIDEAIGRKPKGHDFVIDRRTKRPAVTRHMSVTGG
- a CDS encoding gamma-butyrobetaine hydroxylase-like domain-containing protein codes for the protein MTDSSLLPTELRVSKDRRNLTIKFGGGESFEISAEMLRVMSPSAEVQGHSPEQRVTVGGKRDVAIAEMVPVGNYAVRIVFDDRHDTGIYSWSYLARLGRDRDALWSAYLDELKEKGLSR
- a CDS encoding cytochrome b, translating into MARQLFDIRDSQAGYCRTSIIVHWLTAIAVAFLYVSQEREWTALHLGAGLIVAPVFLFGACWRIRRGFPRVPDQPLALNLAERLVMIGILACLLAVAVTGILVPPLDGNALSIFGLLSLDVPLPADPVWSGIVKQIHATAGDAFIPLVGLHVLGALMHRFVWKDRVPARVIRPAPGGR
- a CDS encoding L,D-transpeptidase; the encoded protein is MVKFSIALLSAAALAASALLTSGVSVRAEVQLHELLFKPKAEREEYLRQNRKTSYRMSNKSPIRRKVVKFDGYSVGTIVVDTSDRRLYHVIKPGKAMAYGIGVGRQGFTWTGKHRITRKAEWPGWTPPPAMRAREKAKGRILPAYMEGGPNNPLGARAMYIGSTLYRIHGTNQPWTIGQAMSSGCIRMANDDVTHLYNQVKIGTPVVVRR
- a CDS encoding pyridoxamine 5'-phosphate oxidase family protein, translated to MTTYAPVNSVEELEDIYGEPGEASLLKVADRITPQYRRFLEASPFFTLATAGPEGLDCSPRGELGGAFRILDDKTIAIPDRRGNNRIDSLRNIVRDPRVGLLFLVPGSVTTIRLNGTAIVTVDPDLLASFEKDGKQPRSVVLVRVGEIYTQCGRAILRSKLWDPAHHADPASVPTAGDILREQSNGAFDSETYDKEWAGRAAKTMW
- a CDS encoding fumarate hydratase; translation: MADGRNNLFPLGDADTPWRKLTANHVSVDTFRGEDILVVEQEGLRLLSEAAFGDINHLLRPGHLKQLASILDDPEATDNDRFVAYDLLKNANIAAGGVLPMCQDTGTAIIMGKKGRRVWTTGGDEDALASGVLDAYTKKNLRYSQLAPLSMFEEKNTRNNLPAQIDIYEEGEDAYKFLFIAKGGGSANKTFLYQGTPSLLTHDRMIEFLKEKILTLGTAACPPYHLAIVIGGTSAEMNLKTVKLASTRYLDTLPTSGSEAGHAFRDLEMEAEIHKATQQTGVGAQFGGKYFCHDVRVIRLPRHGASLPIGIGVSCSADRQALGKITRDGIFVEQLETDPSKYMPDIDEAKLSEHVVKIDLNRPMSEILAELSKHPVKTRLSLTGPIIVARDLAHSKIRARLEAGEPMPDYFKNHPIYYAGPAKTPEGYASGSFGPTTAGRMDSYVDQFQSFGGSMVMLAKGNRSRQVREACARHGGFYLGSIGGPAARLAQDCIRKVEVVEYPELGMEAIWKIEVEDFPAFIVIDDKGNDFFKELNLG
- a CDS encoding multidrug effflux MFS transporter; its protein translation is MSSDIAHAPETGEQRLVSPPPALLTLVLLAAVSPLAINLFVPSMPSIAADLEAPYATVQLGLSLYLVMVAVLQLVIGPLSDLFGRRPVIYGGLVLFLVGTTMCVLAQSAGMFLAGRIVQAASASGMVLSRAIVRDVYPREKAASAMGYMVMGMAVAPMVGPAIGGLIDQLAGWRMSFVALGIFGAIALGATVFTLPETNRFRGAPIREQVASYRKLAGMPIFWIYACSMGFASAAFFGFLGGGPAVSNIYLGLSSLEYGLYFAFTALGYSLGNFATGRFSERRGLDRMMLDGVFISLAGPLAAIALFATGIEHAAAFFLPMMLVGFGNGLTLPTASAAAIGLKPDSAGAASGLLGATQIGIGACASIVAGFVSGSEGLPIPLCMFLAACSFVAVGFTLTAVRMGRSSS